A section of the Castanea sativa cultivar Marrone di Chiusa Pesio chromosome 12, ASM4071231v1 genome encodes:
- the LOC142618999 gene encoding F-box protein PP2-A13, translating to MGAVFSGLGAESNDGGSLPSKPSLGDLPENCISSILMYLDPPEICKLARLNRAFRGASWADFVWESKLPSNYKFLVRKILHESPENLAKKEIYARLCRPNRFDNDTKEFWLHKRSGKVSISVSSKALRITGIDDRRYWNYIPTEESRFQTVAYLHQIWWVEILGELELEFPPGTYSLFFRLQLGKASKRFGRRVCNLDQVHGWDIKPVRFQLSVSNGQPAISECYLCDPGNWVHYHVGDFVIENHSIPTKIKFSMIQIDCTHIKGGLCVDSVLICPSEFRGRYKKV from the exons ATGGGGGCTGTTTTCTCTGGTCTTGGAGCAGAGAGTAATGATGGAGGCTCTCTTCCATCGAAACCTAGTCTTGGTGACCTGCCAGAGAATTGTATCTCATCCATTCTTATGTACTTGGATCCACCGGAGATCTGTAAATTGGCAAGATTGAACCGTGCTTTTCGTGGCGCTTCTTGGGCTGATTTTGTGTGGGAATCAAAGTTGCCTTCAAATTATAAGTTTCTTGTTAGAAAAATTCTTCATGAAAGCCCTGAGAACTTGGCCAAGAAAGAGATTTATGCAAGACTTTGTCGACCCAATCGATTTGATAATGACACTAAg gAATTTTGGCTGCACAAGAGGAGTGGTAAGGTTTCTATCTCAGTTTCTTCAAAGGCCTTGAGGATAACGGGGATAGATGATCGAAGATACTGGAATTATATTCCAACCGAAGAATCCAG GTTTCAAACAGTTGCATATCTTCATCAAATTTGGTGGGTTGAAATACTTGGAGAATTAGAGCTGGAATTTCCACCGGGGACCTATAGCCTATTCTTTCGGCTTCAGCTTGGCAAAGCCTCTAAAAGATTTGGTCGAAGGGTCTGTAACCTTGACCAAGTTCATGGTTGGGACATTAAACCTGTTCGGTTCCAGTTATCAGTATCAAATGGTCAGCCTGCAATTTCTGAATGTTATTTATGTGATCCAGGCAATTGGGTTCATTACCATGTGGGtgattttgtgattgaaaatcATAGCATTCCCACGAAGATCAAGTTTTCAATGATCCAAATTGATTGCACACACATCAAAGGTGGTTTATGTGTGGACTCTGTGTTAATATGCCCAAGTGAATTTAGAGGAAGGTACAAAAAAGTTTAG
- the LOC142620969 gene encoding F-box protein At4g00755-like: protein MRRMDNRGDFIQRLGLDISINILNLLEDPSDLVRACAVSHSWSRFVIENSLCKQLCLKLFPELSSVTQVIEVENLIEPVKFSAGGSPEWERLKRDNRVYAFFAQGLTPLIKKDCIIEPISASSTDNYPDERIQNTLEPEDRIGYRASYWSSKGESDPNVPEILTYKLVAQLCVVTEIQVQPFQAYFQYGFPIYSSKAVRFRLGYSRHSLELDDDTREGMLIHHQWSDDDFIWTYTSPEFPVAQENKLQKFKLPEAVLCIGGILQVELLGRVQKQEMDGLYYICVSHVQVVGRPLSSPFDIDMLDSSGKWTLKYNPETLCCQSSTQLPEGEVDTPSRVRTFTTRLLQLLGNGPVGNNELDQEPPVL from the exons ATGCGTAGAATGGATAATAGAGGTGACTTCATACAAAGGCTTGGGCTTGACATTTCCATAAACATTCTCAACCTGTTGGAAGACCCATCTGACCTTGTCCGCGCTTGTGCTGTTTCGCATTCTTGGAGTCGATTTG TGATTGAAAACAGTCTTTGTAAGCAGCTATGCTTGAAATTGTTTCCTGAACTATCTAGTGTTACACAAGTTATTGAAGTGGAGAACTTGATAGAACCTGTGAAATTCAGTGCTGGTGGTTCTCCAGAGTGGGAACGCCTTAAGAGGGATAATAGAGTGTATGCCTTCTTTGCCCAAGGTCTTACACCTTTGATAAAAAAAGATTGCATAATAGAGCCCATTAGTGCATCAAGCACTGATAATTACCCTGATGAAAGAATACAGAATACCTTGGAACCAGAGGATAGAATTGGGTACAGAGCTTCATACTGGTCGAGTAAAGGAGAAAGTGATCCCAATGTTCCTGAGATATTAACGTATAAGTTGGTTGCCCAATTGTGTGTTGTTACTGAAATCCAAGTTCAACCATTCCAAG CATATTTTCAGTATGGCTTCCCTATATATTCATCTAAGGCAGTTCGATTTAGACTGGGCTATTCCAGACATTCATTGGAATTGGACGATGACACCAGAGAGGGTATGTTAATTCATCACCAATGGAGCGATGATGATTTTATCTGGACGTATACTTCACCAGAGTTTCCAGTGGCTCAG GAGAACAAATTGCAAAAGTTCAAGTTACCAGAAGCTGTTCTTTGCATTGGAGGGATTTTGCAGGTCGAGCTATTGGGTCGGGTTCAGAAACAAGAAATGGATGGATTGTATTATATATG TGTCTCCCATGTTCAAGTTGTTGGACGACCACTCTCATCCCCATTTGATATTGATATGCTTGATTCCTCGGGAAAGTGGACCTTAAAATACAACCCTGAAACACTGTGTTGCCAGTCTTCAACACAATTGCCAGAGGGAGAAGTAGATACACCTTCTCGCGTGCGTACATTCACTACAAGATTGTTGCAGCTGCTCGGGAATGGACCAGTTGGTAACAATGAATTAGACCAGGAGCCGCCTGTCTTGTAG